In Sphingobacteriaceae bacterium, one genomic interval encodes:
- the polA gene encoding DNA polymerase I, with product MITKDTPKKLFLLDAFALIYRSYFAFSSSPRINSKGFNTSAIFGFTNTLVEILKKEKPTHIAVVFDTDAPTQRHIEFEAYKANRDEMPEDLRVSIPLIIDLIHAFNIEVIGIPGFEADDVIGTLARKAELAGFTTYMMTPDKDYGQLVDANTFIYKPARLGNGVEILGQEEICKKWDIRSVSELVDILGLMGDASDNIPGIPGVGEKTAIKFIKEFGSVENLLQNTDKLKGKMKEKVEANKDLAIQSKKLATIILDCPIELDENLLAVKDYNKEALRELFKELEFRRIAQNILGEDIGGTEKLAEENYKAKSAEGQMGLFSTAEFFNGKNGNAKTATESQPDVFVEENISFQNIQNTTHHYELVDSPEKMQDLIKSLESANEFCFDTETTGLDSLLAELVGLSFSIQKHQAWYVPIDADKSKALEQVNVFKHILQNENKTLIGQNIKYDYHILQNYGIEIKNKLFDTMIAHFLIMPDMRHNMDVLAETYLNYAPVSIETLIGKKGKEQRSMRDVAIDEIKEYAAEDADITLQLKEKFAPELKEKEVLDLFNTVEVPLVKVLADMEREGIRLDVDGLKEFSVQLETDINSVDAEIQNLAGTKFNISSPKQVGEILFEYLKIVDKPKKTKTGQYATGEEILNKLENVHPIVSKILDYRELVKLKNTYVDTLPELVNAQTKHIHTSYNQVVAVTGRLSSDHPNLQNIPIRTERGRQIRKAFIPRNEEYTLLSADYSQIELRIVASISGDPNMCEAFNSNKDIHTATAAKVYGIPECEVTKEMRYKAKSVNFGIIYGQGPFGLADNLNISRAEAQELIQNYFKEYGGIKNYMDNEINFARENGYVKTLLGRKRWLRDINSQNANVRSFAERNAINTPIQGSAADMIKVAMINIHNRFKKENFKSKMILQVHDELIFDVYKPELNTIKPIVEDLMKTALPLNVPIEVGMGVGKNWLDAH from the coding sequence ATGATTACAAAAGACACGCCCAAAAAATTATTCTTATTAGATGCCTTTGCATTAATTTATAGATCTTATTTTGCCTTTAGCAGTAGCCCTCGAATCAACTCCAAAGGTTTTAATACTTCAGCCATTTTCGGTTTTACTAATACGCTTGTAGAAATATTAAAAAAAGAAAAGCCTACGCATATCGCTGTAGTTTTTGACACCGATGCTCCTACTCAACGTCATATCGAATTTGAAGCTTACAAAGCCAATCGAGATGAAATGCCCGAAGACTTAAGGGTTTCTATCCCTTTAATTATTGACTTAATTCATGCGTTCAATATAGAAGTTATTGGTATTCCCGGATTTGAAGCCGATGATGTTATTGGAACTTTAGCGCGTAAAGCCGAATTAGCCGGCTTTACTACTTATATGATGACTCCCGACAAGGATTATGGTCAGTTGGTAGATGCTAATACTTTTATTTATAAACCAGCTCGACTCGGAAATGGTGTAGAAATATTGGGCCAAGAAGAAATTTGTAAAAAATGGGACATTAGAAGTGTTTCAGAATTAGTAGATATTTTAGGCCTAATGGGAGATGCTTCTGATAATATTCCGGGTATTCCCGGCGTAGGTGAAAAAACCGCCATTAAGTTTATTAAAGAATTTGGAAGTGTAGAAAATCTTTTACAAAACACGGATAAGTTAAAAGGTAAAATGAAAGAAAAAGTGGAGGCCAATAAAGACCTTGCAATTCAATCTAAAAAACTGGCAACTATCATTCTGGATTGTCCAATAGAACTGGATGAAAATTTACTGGCCGTTAAAGATTATAACAAAGAAGCCCTTCGAGAATTATTTAAAGAACTTGAATTCAGAAGAATTGCTCAAAATATTTTAGGTGAAGATATTGGTGGCACGGAAAAATTAGCCGAAGAAAATTATAAAGCTAAATCCGCTGAAGGGCAAATGGGATTATTCAGTACTGCTGAATTTTTTAACGGAAAAAACGGTAATGCCAAAACGGCAACAGAATCTCAGCCAGATGTTTTTGTTGAAGAAAACATTTCGTTTCAAAACATTCAAAATACCACCCACCATTATGAACTGGTGGACTCGCCCGAGAAAATGCAAGACTTAATAAAATCTCTGGAATCTGCTAATGAGTTTTGTTTTGATACCGAAACAACCGGGTTAGATTCCTTACTTGCGGAGTTAGTGGGCCTGTCATTTTCTATTCAAAAACATCAGGCTTGGTATGTACCCATTGATGCCGACAAATCAAAAGCATTAGAACAAGTTAATGTATTTAAACACATATTACAGAATGAAAATAAAACATTAATCGGTCAAAATATTAAATACGATTATCACATACTTCAAAATTACGGCATCGAAATAAAAAATAAATTATTCGACACCATGATTGCACACTTTTTAATTATGCCCGATATGCGACATAATATGGATGTGCTTGCCGAAACTTATTTGAATTACGCTCCGGTGAGTATTGAAACGCTAATTGGTAAAAAAGGAAAAGAACAAAGAAGTATGCGTGATGTAGCAATTGATGAAATTAAAGAATATGCCGCTGAGGATGCAGATATCACTTTACAACTAAAAGAAAAATTTGCTCCCGAGTTAAAGGAAAAAGAAGTGCTTGACCTTTTCAACACGGTAGAGGTTCCTCTTGTAAAAGTTTTAGCAGATATGGAACGTGAGGGAATTCGACTTGATGTTGATGGCTTAAAAGAGTTTTCTGTTCAGCTTGAAACCGACATAAATAGTGTGGATGCTGAAATACAAAATTTAGCAGGAACAAAGTTTAACATTTCTTCCCCAAAACAAGTAGGTGAAATTTTATTTGAATATTTAAAAATTGTAGACAAACCTAAAAAAACAAAAACCGGACAGTATGCAACCGGCGAGGAAATATTGAATAAGTTGGAAAATGTTCATCCCATTGTGTCCAAAATATTAGATTATCGGGAATTGGTAAAACTCAAAAACACCTATGTAGATACTTTGCCTGAATTAGTTAATGCACAAACCAAACATATACATACTTCCTACAATCAAGTGGTAGCTGTTACCGGAAGATTGAGCAGTGATCACCCCAATTTACAAAACATACCCATTCGTACAGAACGAGGTAGACAAATTAGAAAAGCATTTATTCCTAGAAATGAAGAATACACTTTATTAAGCGCCGATTATTCACAAATTGAATTACGCATTGTAGCCAGTATAAGTGGAGATCCAAATATGTGCGAAGCATTCAATTCTAATAAAGATATTCATACAGCAACTGCAGCTAAAGTTTATGGAATTCCCGAATGTGAAGTCACTAAAGAAATGCGCTACAAAGCAAAAAGTGTAAACTTTGGGATTATTTATGGTCAAGGGCCCTTTGGCCTGGCAGATAATTTAAACATTTCACGTGCTGAAGCGCAGGAACTCATTCAGAATTATTTTAAAGAATACGGCGGAATTAAAAATTATATGGATAATGAAATTAATTTCGCTAGAGAAAATGGTTATGTTAAAACTCTTTTAGGAAGAAAACGCTGGTTAAGAGACATTAATTCTCAAAACGCTAACGTACGCAGTTTTGCCGAAAGAAATGCAATTAATACACCTATTCAAGGTTCGGCAGCAGACATGATCAAAGTAGCTATGATTAATATCCACAATCGATTTAAAAAGGAAAACTTTAAATCAAAAATGATATTACAAGTACACGATGAATTAATTTTTGATGTGTATAAACCCGAATTAAATACAATAAAACCAATAGTTGAAGATTTAATGAAAACCGCGTTACCCTTAAATGTGCCTATAGAAGTAGGAATGGGTGTAGGTAAAAACTGGCTGGATGCTCATTAA
- a CDS encoding tetratricopeptide repeat protein: protein MHFKYYIKTFLLSACIFLLQCNNEINNNKNEKVLIWEEKFMQLLKDTSKVNPLVDSLKKEFLSAKTDSSAIKIAIELSFRWLNESSLYLGEQAYLQSKKIGFASGESEALCRMGTAAHRMGKTTESFEYFKESIKVADEFGLKKQKAQTLAFYGNLLQGLQTHGKAYKNFQEALDLSRQVGDYNTIAFALFALADIQMERNEPKPAKINYDSALVNAIKAKNLGYESYCYSQLSKVYRMENDYPMALEYIRRSIAIANKTGIDLRISMGLQNIAELYLKMNLQDSAIEYFNQSLAFAKKRNLAFHVISSQYSIAKFYIHLKNKDSALKYITLHEKISNKINRESEISKSHQLKYYYYKEIGDTKNALYWFEQFTAVQNDIHKKEQLEAFASMELELNKEQLENDKNKQALEISLQKKIKNIFTIGFVLILFLSMLIFRSLMQNKKAKKIIEEKNIENEKQKNTLEVKNKEITDSIYYARRIQLAQIPSEKRVEKMIDKTKEKD, encoded by the coding sequence TTGCATTTTAAATACTACATAAAAACTTTTCTTCTAAGTGCTTGCATTTTCTTGTTACAATGTAATAATGAAATTAATAATAATAAAAACGAAAAGGTGCTCATCTGGGAAGAAAAATTTATGCAACTCCTAAAAGACACCTCCAAGGTAAACCCACTTGTTGATTCTCTAAAAAAAGAATTCCTTTCCGCAAAAACGGACTCAAGCGCCATAAAAATTGCCATTGAGCTTTCTTTTCGTTGGTTAAATGAGTCCAGTTTATATTTAGGAGAGCAAGCTTATTTACAAAGCAAAAAAATTGGTTTTGCCTCTGGCGAAAGTGAAGCGCTTTGCAGAATGGGTACAGCCGCACATCGCATGGGAAAAACAACCGAATCGTTTGAATATTTTAAAGAGAGCATTAAGGTAGCGGACGAATTCGGTTTGAAAAAGCAAAAAGCACAAACCTTGGCATTTTATGGAAACCTTTTACAAGGACTTCAAACACACGGCAAGGCTTATAAAAATTTTCAGGAAGCCCTGGATTTAAGCAGGCAGGTTGGTGACTATAACACCATTGCCTTTGCACTTTTTGCGCTGGCCGATATTCAAATGGAAAGGAATGAACCCAAACCGGCTAAAATAAACTATGATAGTGCTTTGGTAAATGCTATTAAAGCAAAAAATCTTGGATACGAATCTTATTGCTATTCGCAGCTTTCTAAAGTCTACAGGATGGAAAATGATTATCCAATGGCCTTGGAATACATCCGGCGATCAATAGCTATTGCTAATAAAACCGGCATTGATTTACGAATCAGCATGGGATTACAAAATATAGCTGAATTATATCTTAAAATGAATTTACAGGATAGTGCTATCGAATATTTTAACCAATCGTTGGCCTTCGCAAAAAAAAGAAATTTAGCATTTCATGTTATTTCCAGTCAATACTCCATTGCTAAATTTTACATTCATTTAAAAAATAAAGACAGTGCATTAAAATATATTACTCTTCATGAAAAAATTAGCAATAAAATTAATAGAGAAAGCGAAATAAGTAAATCGCATCAGTTAAAATATTATTATTATAAAGAAATCGGAGATACCAAAAACGCCCTTTATTGGTTTGAACAATTTACTGCCGTACAAAACGATATTCACAAAAAAGAACAATTGGAGGCCTTTGCTTCAATGGAGCTTGAATTAAATAAAGAACAGCTTGAAAATGATAAAAATAAACAAGCGTTAGAAATTAGTTTACAAAAGAAAATAAAAAATATATTCACAATTGGATTTGTTTTAATTCTTTTTTTATCCATGTTAATTTTTAGAAGTTTAATGCAAAATAAAAAGGCTAAAAAAATTATAGAAGAAAAAAATATTGAAAACGAAAAACAAAAAAACACACTTGAAGTTAAAAACAAAGAGATAACTGACTCTATCTATTACGCACGTCGAATTCAACTAGCACAAATCCCTTCTGAAAAAAGAGTTGAAAAAATGATAGATAAAACTAAAGAAAAAGATTAA
- a CDS encoding tetratricopeptide repeat protein encodes MNIKFFILLITLALPFVQIHGQSNSIDSLYKEITQAHNDTSKVNAAILYGELILNQNPKKAKTIWEESLRIVDKNLEEKSQEEKFLKQKGTLLNNLAFIMLQEGKMTEALKYWKLSLNIQEKTNDQLGMALSYNNIGGVMLNQGNLELAIQNFHASLVIYEKTNHIEGRNNCLNNIGSVYVRQGENSKGLEYFLKSIDVEESYKTKPFYTATLINIGLIYSSLKDYFNSYKYFNEALNIAIQINDKKVMANLYNNLGFLYGNYGDPTIKNKDSVIKQDQKTAIEYYLKSLEIKRENNLIEDLPITLLNLGASYYKLGQKDKAFSFINESLEMSYKLGYPYNIKSAAYTLKEIYKREKNYKLALEMYELEVKMNDSLINEASRKASIKSQLKYEYEKQAAADSVSHAKESEVKNAELAKQSAEIKAKKNQQYALFGGLGLVMVFAGFMFNRFKVTQKQKEIIENQKEIVEEQKKLVEEKQKEVLDSIHYARKIQMAQIPNNLQVELSINRCIKK; translated from the coding sequence ATGAATATTAAATTTTTTATTCTACTTATTACTTTAGCTTTGCCATTCGTTCAAATACATGGGCAATCAAATTCCATTGATTCCCTGTACAAAGAGATTACGCAAGCTCACAATGATACTTCTAAGGTAAATGCAGCTATTCTTTATGGCGAATTAATCCTTAATCAAAATCCAAAAAAAGCAAAAACAATTTGGGAAGAATCACTGCGGATTGTAGATAAAAACTTAGAAGAGAAATCCCAAGAAGAAAAATTCTTAAAGCAAAAAGGAACTTTATTAAACAATTTGGCCTTTATTATGCTTCAGGAAGGAAAAATGACAGAGGCTTTAAAGTATTGGAAGTTATCCTTGAATATTCAAGAAAAAACAAACGATCAATTGGGAATGGCCTTATCGTACAACAATATTGGTGGCGTTATGCTTAACCAGGGAAATCTTGAATTAGCTATTCAAAACTTTCATGCTTCTTTGGTTATTTATGAAAAAACAAATCACATAGAAGGTCGAAATAACTGCTTAAATAATATTGGCAGTGTTTATGTTAGACAAGGAGAAAACTCCAAGGGCCTTGAATACTTTTTAAAATCAATAGACGTTGAAGAAAGTTACAAAACAAAGCCTTTTTATACCGCTACCTTAATTAATATCGGATTAATTTATTCCAGCTTAAAAGATTATTTTAACTCCTATAAATATTTCAATGAAGCCTTAAATATAGCCATTCAAATTAACGATAAAAAAGTAATGGCCAATTTATACAATAACCTTGGTTTTCTTTACGGAAATTATGGCGATCCTACAATAAAGAATAAAGATTCCGTTATTAAGCAAGATCAAAAAACAGCCATAGAATACTATTTAAAAAGCCTAGAAATAAAACGGGAAAATAATCTTATTGAAGACTTACCGATAACATTATTAAACCTTGGCGCTTCTTATTATAAACTTGGGCAAAAAGATAAAGCTTTTTCTTTCATCAATGAAAGTCTTGAGATGTCCTATAAATTAGGATACCCTTACAATATTAAAAGCGCAGCTTATACGCTTAAAGAAATTTATAAAAGAGAAAAAAATTACAAATTGGCATTAGAAATGTATGAGTTAGAGGTCAAAATGAATGATAGTTTAATTAATGAAGCAAGTCGCAAAGCTTCTATTAAATCACAACTCAAATACGAATACGAAAAACAGGCTGCAGCTGATTCAGTATCTCATGCCAAAGAAAGTGAGGTTAAAAATGCAGAACTGGCGAAACAAAGTGCAGAAATAAAAGCCAAAAAAAATCAACAGTATGCTTTGTTCGGAGGCCTGGGATTAGTTATGGTTTTTGCGGGCTTTATGTTTAACCGTTTTAAAGTAACACAAAAACAAAAGGAAATTATAGAAAATCAAAAAGAAATTGTTGAAGAACAAAAGAAACTAGTTGAAGAAAAACAAAAAGAAGTATTGGATTCTATCCATTACGCGCGTAAAATTCAAATGGCACAAATTCCTAATAACCTCCAAGTAGAATTAAGTATCAATCGTTGCATAAAAAAATAA
- a CDS encoding cysteine--tRNA ligase — MESLQIYNTLTRTKEVFKPINPPYVGMYVCGPTVYSDVHLGNCRTFISFDIIYRYLTLLGYKVRYVRNITDAGHLESDADTGEDKISKKAKLQQLEPMEIVQTYTVDFKEVMRLFNVLPPNIEPTATGHIIEQQQIAQEIIRKGYAYEVNGTVYFDVEKYAKEYNYTQLTGRKLEELLENTRELDGQDEKRGRLDFALWIKAKPEHLMKWQSPWGTGFPGWHIECSAMSTKYLGEQFDIHGGGMDLQPTHHTNEIAQNIAFCGKAPCNYWIHTNMLTVSGQKMSKSLGNSFLPKELLSGNHPLLEKAYGAMPVRFFMLQTHYRSTLDFSNEALQASEKGFERLMDAYKTLQSISPSPSSSENIAELEKNCFSAMNDDFNTPVLIAQLFDAVRIINSAHDNKTKLTADDVLLLNKLYSNFVFGVLGLKPEEGSSKLNNALDTVMNILIEIRNKAKIEKNFELSDQIRNKLTEAGIQMKDSKEGTTWKV; from the coding sequence ATGGAATCACTTCAGATATACAATACCTTAACCCGAACAAAAGAAGTTTTTAAACCGATTAATCCTCCTTATGTAGGTATGTATGTTTGCGGACCTACCGTTTATAGTGATGTACATTTAGGCAATTGCCGAACATTTATTTCCTTCGATATAATTTATCGCTATTTAACCTTACTGGGGTATAAAGTACGCTATGTGCGTAATATAACGGATGCGGGACATTTAGAAAGCGATGCGGATACGGGAGAAGATAAAATATCTAAAAAAGCAAAATTACAACAATTAGAACCTATGGAAATTGTGCAAACATATACCGTAGATTTTAAAGAAGTAATGCGCTTGTTTAATGTACTTCCTCCTAATATTGAACCAACAGCAACAGGGCACATCATCGAGCAACAACAAATTGCACAAGAAATTATTCGCAAAGGGTATGCCTACGAGGTAAATGGCACTGTGTATTTTGACGTTGAAAAATATGCGAAAGAATATAACTATACCCAATTAACAGGTAGAAAGCTTGAAGAATTATTAGAAAACACAAGAGAATTAGATGGGCAGGATGAAAAAAGAGGGCGATTAGATTTTGCTCTTTGGATTAAAGCAAAACCCGAACACTTAATGAAGTGGCAAAGTCCGTGGGGTACAGGTTTTCCCGGCTGGCATATTGAATGCAGCGCCATGAGCACAAAATATCTTGGAGAACAATTTGACATACATGGCGGCGGAATGGATCTGCAACCTACACATCACACCAATGAAATAGCTCAAAATATTGCGTTTTGCGGAAAAGCGCCATGTAATTATTGGATACATACCAATATGCTAACCGTTAGTGGTCAAAAAATGAGCAAGAGTTTGGGAAATAGTTTTCTTCCGAAAGAATTATTAAGTGGAAATCATCCATTGCTTGAAAAAGCTTATGGTGCAATGCCGGTTAGATTCTTTATGCTACAAACGCATTACCGCAGCACGCTTGATTTTAGTAATGAAGCTTTACAGGCCAGCGAAAAAGGATTTGAAAGATTAATGGATGCCTATAAAACACTACAATCCATTTCACCTTCACCATCCTCCAGTGAAAATATAGCAGAACTTGAAAAAAACTGTTTTAGCGCTATGAACGATGATTTTAACACGCCCGTTTTAATCGCACAACTTTTCGACGCCGTTAGAATTATAAATTCTGCTCATGACAATAAAACAAAATTAACAGCTGATGATGTTTTACTTTTAAATAAACTGTATTCCAATTTTGTATTTGGTGTATTGGGTTTAAAACCCGAAGAAGGCTCTTCTAAATTAAATAATGCGTTAGACACGGTTATGAATATTCTAATCGAAATCAGAAATAAAGCCAAAATCGAAAAAAACTTTGAATTGAGTGACCAAATCAGAAATAAACTTACCGAAGCCGGGATACAAATGAAAGATAGCAAGGAAGGAACTACTTGGAAAGTTTAA
- a CDS encoding glutaminyl-peptide cyclotransferase: protein MESLKKILFLNTLRLIYLCCVAILLFSCDEEKPKPNEQNNRVISLAVPKTPAISYSLISTYPHDSTCFTEGLFFHQGKLFESSGAPDNIPTTRSLFGIVDIQTGKIAVKGELDRNKYFGEGIVALNNKLYQLTWQGQTGFIYNADNFKKLGTFSYMSKEGWGLTTNGKELIMSDGTNTLTFIDPETFQITKTLLVSENNYAVDYLNELEYIKGYLYANIWMTTRIVKIDPETGNVVGQMDLGSFAAEAKKRYKGSLEMNGIAYDSITDKILITGKMWPTLYQINFPH from the coding sequence TTGGAAAGTTTAAAGAAAATACTTTTCTTAAATACGCTGCGTCTCATTTATTTATGTTGCGTAGCAATTTTATTATTTTCATGTGATGAAGAAAAGCCAAAACCAAATGAACAAAACAACCGTGTAATTTCACTGGCAGTTCCTAAAACACCAGCAATTTCATATTCCTTAATTAGCACTTACCCCCACGACAGTACATGTTTCACTGAAGGATTATTTTTTCACCAGGGTAAATTATTTGAAAGTTCAGGAGCGCCGGATAATATCCCCACTACCCGATCGCTCTTTGGAATTGTTGATATACAAACCGGAAAAATAGCAGTGAAAGGTGAGCTGGATAGAAATAAATATTTTGGTGAAGGTATTGTAGCGCTAAATAATAAATTATATCAGTTAACCTGGCAAGGACAAACAGGGTTTATTTATAATGCTGATAATTTTAAAAAATTAGGCACTTTCTCGTACATGAGTAAAGAAGGTTGGGGTTTAACCACAAATGGAAAAGAATTAATTATGAGCGATGGAACAAACACTTTAACCTTTATTGATCCGGAAACATTTCAAATCACAAAAACATTACTTGTATCCGAAAATAATTATGCGGTTGATTATTTAAATGAATTAGAATACATCAAGGGCTATTTGTATGCTAATATTTGGATGACCACTCGAATAGTGAAAATTGACCCGGAAACGGGAAATGTTGTGGGTCAGATGGATTTAGGAAGTTTTGCAGCTGAAGCCAAAAAAAGATATAAAGGCTCCCTGGAAATGAATGGAATTGCTTATGATTCTATTACTGATAAAATATTGATTACCGGTAAAATGTGGCCCACTCTATATCAAATCAATTTTCCGCATTAA